One window from the genome of Spiractinospora alimapuensis encodes:
- a CDS encoding M20 family metallopeptidase has protein sequence MTATAIAKLAERDLALILGDIAWIVNHETPSKNKPLLDTGLAAIESWIHSRLGDPSHRERHDGGEDGDVLELRYPGTANGSVLLLGHYDTVWPEGTLEEWPVSTDGKRMSGPGVLDMKAGVVQGVWAVHALRELGLPHPEIRILLNGDEEVGSHASRPHIEAASADVDATLVLEPSRAGQVKTGRAGMGFVDVSVHGVESHAGLDPTAGASAVHALAEIVPQLTAMAAPELGTTVNVGVLDGGTQRNVIAGHARCAVDVRVKVPEEMSRVDAALGTLTVSDPRVKVVVDTEWNRPPMTPNPPSAALFGQAREVAEELGFTLGETFVGGASDANFVSALGRGVLCGLGAVGEGPHARTEYIVPKSVPTQIALVAGLLNRLGE, from the coding sequence ATGACCGCGACCGCGATCGCCAAGCTGGCCGAACGGGACCTCGCCCTGATCCTCGGGGACATCGCGTGGATCGTGAACCACGAGACGCCGAGCAAGAACAAACCGCTACTCGACACCGGACTGGCGGCGATCGAGTCCTGGATCCACAGCCGGCTCGGGGATCCCAGCCATCGGGAGCGGCACGACGGCGGCGAGGACGGCGACGTGCTCGAGCTGCGCTACCCGGGCACCGCGAACGGCTCGGTGCTGCTCCTCGGCCACTACGACACCGTGTGGCCCGAGGGAACCCTCGAGGAGTGGCCGGTCTCCACCGACGGCAAGCGGATGAGCGGTCCCGGTGTGTTGGACATGAAGGCCGGAGTGGTGCAGGGAGTATGGGCCGTGCACGCGCTGCGCGAGCTCGGCCTGCCACACCCGGAGATCCGGATCCTCCTCAACGGCGACGAGGAGGTGGGATCGCACGCCTCCCGCCCGCACATCGAGGCGGCGAGCGCCGACGTGGACGCCACGCTCGTCCTCGAGCCCAGCCGCGCCGGCCAGGTCAAGACCGGGCGCGCCGGGATGGGGTTCGTGGACGTCAGCGTCCACGGGGTGGAGTCCCACGCCGGCCTGGATCCGACGGCGGGCGCCAGCGCGGTGCACGCCCTCGCCGAGATCGTCCCCCAGCTCACGGCGATGGCAGCTCCAGAGCTGGGCACGACCGTGAACGTCGGGGTGCTCGACGGCGGCACCCAGCGCAACGTGATCGCCGGTCACGCGCGCTGCGCCGTCGACGTCCGGGTGAAGGTCCCCGAGGAGATGTCCCGCGTCGACGCCGCGCTCGGCACGCTCACGGTGTCGGACCCACGGGTGAAGGTGGTCGTGGACACCGAGTGGAACCGTCCCCCGATGACCCCGAACCCGCCGTCGGCGGCCCTGTTCGGCCAGGCGCGGGAGGTCGCCGAGGAGCTCGGCTTCACGCTGGGCGAGACGTTCGTCGGCGGGGCGAGCGACGCCAACTTCGTGTCCGCGCTGGGGCGCGGCGTCCTGTGCGGCCTGGGCGCGGTCGGCGAGGGCCCCCACGCCCGGACCGAGTACATCGTCCCGAAGAGCGTCCCCACCCAGATCGCCCTCGTCGCCGGACTCCTCAACCGGCTGGGTGAGTGA
- a CDS encoding type II toxin-antitoxin system VapC family toxin — protein sequence MILLDTHVVVWLYKDPLVLVPDAVLKRLDVEEIGLSPVVNLELQYLYEIGRLNVPSQEIINYLAPRLELTFTDPSSMSVFSEALSLQWTRDPFDRLLAAHAASTSSVLVTKDRKIRENLEHAWWPAPTE from the coding sequence GTGATCCTCCTCGATACACATGTGGTTGTCTGGCTGTACAAGGACCCACTCGTGCTCGTTCCCGACGCGGTTCTCAAGCGCCTGGATGTTGAGGAGATCGGCCTATCGCCGGTGGTGAACCTCGAGCTGCAGTACCTATACGAGATCGGACGGTTGAATGTCCCTTCTCAGGAAATCATCAATTATCTGGCGCCCCGATTGGAACTCACATTCACGGACCCTTCATCCATGTCCGTTTTTTCTGAGGCGCTTTCGCTTCAGTGGACAAGGGACCCTTTCGACCGCCTGCTTGCCGCACACGCCGCCTCGACTTCCAGCGTGTTGGTGACGAAGGACCGTAAGATCCGGGAGAACCTGGAGCACGCGTGGTGGCCTGCTCCAACGGAGTAA
- a CDS encoding type II toxin-antitoxin system Phd/YefM family antitoxin produces MAVTASELRRNVYQLLDEVLTTGAPLEIERGGQTLYIIPGHFGSKVDRLESHPGAFAGDPEDFVHLDWSGEWEPES; encoded by the coding sequence ATGGCAGTGACGGCATCGGAACTGAGGCGCAACGTATACCAGTTACTGGATGAGGTCCTGACGACTGGTGCCCCGTTGGAAATCGAGCGCGGTGGTCAGACCCTCTACATAATCCCCGGGCACTTCGGTTCCAAGGTCGATCGGCTTGAGTCTCATCCTGGAGCGTTCGCGGGGGATCCTGAAGACTTCGTGCACCTCGACTGGTCCGGAGAATGGGAGCCCGAGTCGTGA
- a CDS encoding FAD-dependent monooxygenase: MTKALIVGGGIAGPVTAVALRRLGMDVTLSESFPRGAHGVGAFLGLAANGVDALRAVDLGHVVDGLGFATPAMDFYSGTGRHWGRLPLGNGRGGTTTQTMRRSDLYAALADAALQAGVNVQYGKRLVDTRTEADGVRAIFADGTEEVGDLLVGADGVRSRTRELIDPEAPQPRYLGLGNAGGFAQGVDVPGEVGVMQMMFGHDCFFSWTKNPNGEVWWFANTPAPRELSREELAAISSEEWRENLIGLVARDRSPAKRIIRATEDVLAGWNTYDLPTVPTWHSGRTVLVGDSVHAMSPASGQGASMAMEDAVVLAQCLRDSASIEDAFTTYEATRRDRVEKVVAFGKRSGDQKAVGSFGRIVRDLTYPFVLNLVARGQAREDHWLYTHHIEWESPARTFGYA, from the coding sequence ATGACGAAGGCACTCATCGTCGGAGGCGGAATCGCCGGACCGGTCACGGCGGTGGCGCTGCGCCGCCTGGGCATGGACGTGACGCTCTCCGAGTCGTTCCCCCGCGGAGCCCACGGCGTCGGGGCGTTCCTGGGGCTCGCCGCGAACGGCGTCGACGCCCTACGCGCGGTTGACCTCGGACACGTGGTGGACGGGCTCGGGTTCGCGACCCCCGCCATGGACTTCTACTCGGGGACCGGTCGACACTGGGGCCGGCTGCCACTGGGGAACGGGCGCGGCGGCACCACCACCCAGACCATGCGTCGCTCCGACCTCTACGCGGCGCTGGCCGACGCCGCGCTCCAGGCGGGCGTGAACGTCCAATACGGCAAGCGACTCGTGGACACGCGCACCGAGGCCGACGGCGTTCGGGCGATCTTCGCGGACGGAACCGAGGAGGTCGGTGACCTGCTGGTCGGCGCGGACGGCGTCCGGTCGCGCACCAGGGAACTGATCGACCCGGAGGCCCCCCAGCCCCGCTACCTCGGCCTCGGTAACGCGGGTGGCTTCGCCCAGGGCGTCGACGTCCCCGGCGAGGTCGGCGTGATGCAGATGATGTTCGGGCACGACTGCTTCTTCAGTTGGACCAAGAACCCCAACGGCGAGGTGTGGTGGTTCGCCAACACCCCGGCGCCCCGGGAACTCAGCCGGGAGGAACTGGCCGCCATCTCCTCGGAGGAGTGGCGGGAAAACCTGATCGGGCTCGTCGCCCGGGACCGCTCGCCGGCCAAGAGGATCATCAGGGCCACCGAGGACGTGCTCGCCGGATGGAACACCTACGACCTTCCGACCGTGCCCACGTGGCACAGCGGTAGGACCGTCCTCGTCGGCGACTCCGTCCACGCCATGTCCCCCGCCTCGGGCCAGGGCGCGTCAATGGCGATGGAGGACGCCGTCGTGCTGGCACAGTGCCTCCGGGACAGCGCCAGCATCGAGGACGCGTTCACCACGTATGAGGCCACACGGCGCGACCGTGTCGAGAAGGTCGTCGCCTTCGGCAAGCGCAGCGGCGACCAGAAAGCCGTCGGCTCCTTCGGTCGGATCGTCCGCGACCTCACCTACCCCTTCGTCCTCAACCTCGTCGCCCGCGGCCAGGCCCGCGAGGACCACTGGCTCTACACCCACCACATCGAGTGGGAGAGCCCGGCTCGTACGTTCGGATATGCTTGA
- a CDS encoding PadR family transcriptional regulator codes for MGAATRGRKRSGLAVQLLLLLVEAPMHAYRMQQLIRERNKDEVVNIAQRNSIYQTLDRLARDELITVLDTERQHNRPDRTIYSITPEGRDVLHDWLGTMLSTPAREFPEFPVALASLPALEPREVEDFLRTRVEHLDGELARFDAERAATQTMGLPRLFTLEDEYRRAVLETERHWVAGVLEDLAEGRLTWSGEWLRAVAEAQDASHPQGTPNAPDDTSVTDGR; via the coding sequence ATGGGCGCGGCCACGCGTGGGCGGAAGCGTTCCGGGCTGGCGGTGCAGCTACTGCTGCTCCTCGTGGAGGCGCCGATGCACGCCTATCGGATGCAACAGCTCATCCGGGAACGAAACAAGGACGAGGTCGTCAACATCGCCCAGCGCAACAGCATCTACCAGACGCTGGACCGCCTGGCGCGAGACGAGCTGATCACGGTGCTCGACACCGAACGCCAACACAACCGCCCGGACCGCACCATCTACTCGATCACCCCCGAGGGGCGCGACGTCCTCCACGACTGGCTGGGCACCATGCTGTCCACCCCGGCGCGCGAGTTCCCCGAGTTCCCGGTCGCGCTGGCCTCCTTGCCAGCCCTGGAGCCACGCGAGGTCGAGGACTTCCTGCGGACGCGAGTCGAGCACCTGGACGGCGAACTCGCCCGGTTCGACGCCGAGCGCGCGGCCACCCAGACCATGGGCCTCCCACGCCTGTTCACGCTGGAGGACGAGTACCGTCGGGCCGTGCTCGAGACCGAACGGCACTGGGTGGCCGGCGTCCTCGAGGACCTCGCCGAAGGGCGGCTCACCTGGAGCGGCGAGTGGCTCCGGGCGGTCGCCGAGGCCCAGGACGCCTCCCACCCGCAGGGCACCCCGAACGCTCCGGACGACACCAGCGTCACCGACGGCCGCTGA
- a CDS encoding NCS2 family permease: MTSDKAASSRSFPARIAIGTDNFFRISERGSSVSREIRGGVVTFFAMAYIIVLNPLILGTVPDAEGQFLGGGTEPNLGMIAAATALVAGVVTILMGIVANFPIALATGLGLNAFVAFGVASHMTWADAMGLVVLEGVLMLILVLTGFRRAVFNAVPRGLKTGISVGIGLFIAFIGLSNGGFINSTLIPSPPVELGTGGSLAGWPVAVFTLGLIAMIVLYTLKVRGAILWAIIGTTVLAVTLEQVLKIGPASDDNPLGWNLNAPQLPDTLFTVPDFSLLGHFNLLGSWENVGLILVILLVFTLLLSDFFDTMGTMVAVGAEGNLLDQHGNPINAQRILVVDSIGTLAGGAGGVSTATSYIESATGVGDGARTGLASVVTGLCFLLATLLSPIVQMVPNEAAAPALVLVGFLMMTQVGGIDWRDPEIALPAFLTMALMPLAYSISVGLGAGFIAYTVMKVARRKWREIHPLMWVVALAFVVYFAHGPLQQLIGG; the protein is encoded by the coding sequence ATGACGTCAGACAAGGCAGCATCCTCGCGGTCGTTTCCCGCACGGATAGCGATCGGCACCGACAACTTCTTCCGGATCAGCGAACGCGGTTCCTCCGTCAGCCGCGAGATCCGTGGTGGTGTGGTCACCTTCTTCGCGATGGCCTACATCATCGTGCTCAACCCGCTCATCCTCGGCACCGTCCCGGACGCGGAGGGGCAGTTCCTCGGCGGCGGGACCGAGCCCAACCTCGGCATGATCGCGGCGGCGACGGCACTCGTGGCCGGCGTCGTCACCATCCTCATGGGGATCGTGGCGAACTTCCCCATCGCGCTCGCCACCGGGCTGGGGCTGAACGCGTTCGTCGCGTTCGGCGTCGCGAGCCACATGACCTGGGCGGACGCCATGGGTCTCGTGGTCCTCGAGGGCGTGCTCATGCTCATCCTCGTCCTCACCGGGTTCCGGCGCGCCGTCTTCAACGCGGTCCCCCGGGGTCTGAAGACCGGCATCAGTGTCGGCATCGGCCTTTTCATCGCCTTCATCGGGCTGAGCAACGGCGGGTTCATCAACTCGACCCTCATCCCCAGTCCGCCCGTGGAACTCGGCACGGGCGGATCGCTGGCCGGCTGGCCGGTCGCGGTCTTCACCCTGGGCCTGATCGCGATGATCGTCCTGTACACGCTGAAGGTCCGTGGCGCCATCCTGTGGGCGATCATCGGCACCACCGTCCTCGCCGTCACCCTGGAACAGGTCCTGAAGATCGGTCCGGCGAGCGACGACAACCCGCTCGGCTGGAACCTGAACGCCCCCCAGCTACCGGACACCCTCTTCACCGTTCCGGACTTCTCACTGCTCGGGCACTTCAACCTGCTCGGTTCCTGGGAGAACGTCGGCCTCATCCTCGTCATCCTGCTGGTCTTCACGCTGCTGCTGAGCGACTTCTTCGACACCATGGGGACGATGGTGGCGGTCGGCGCCGAGGGGAACCTGCTGGACCAGCACGGCAACCCGATCAACGCGCAGCGGATCCTCGTCGTGGACTCCATCGGCACCCTCGCCGGCGGCGCCGGTGGCGTCTCCACCGCCACGTCATACATCGAGTCCGCGACCGGGGTCGGCGACGGCGCCCGCACCGGCCTGGCCAGCGTCGTCACGGGGCTGTGCTTCCTGCTCGCGACACTGCTGTCCCCCATCGTGCAGATGGTCCCCAACGAGGCCGCCGCCCCCGCCCTGGTGTTGGTCGGGTTCCTCATGATGACGCAGGTGGGCGGGATCGACTGGCGGGACCCGGAGATCGCGCTGCCGGCGTTCCTGACCATGGCGTTGATGCCGCTCGCCTACTCCATCAGCGTCGGCCTCGGGGCCGGATTCATCGCCTACACCGTGATGAAGGTCGCCCGCCGCAAGTGGCGCGAGATCCACCCCCTGATGTGGGTGGTCGCCCTCGCCTTCGTGGTCTACTTTGCGCACGGACCCCTGCAACAGCTCATCGGCGGCTAG
- a CDS encoding IucA/IucC family protein, whose product MSIRTAPDADLLGSTVHQATAHLTPRNWERANRHLVRKMLAEFAHERLVTPEAAAPGQYVLRGDDGVTEYRYAARVLALDHWSVDAASVTRVRGGSTEAPDAVDLVLDLREALGLSDDVLPVYLEEITATLAGYAYKLTRARPSAELAAADFQTIEAGMTEGHPCFVANNGRIGIDASEYHAYAPEAAPRMRLAWLAARRERCTVAVGAGVDHGELIRAELDEATRRRFLRRLTALGVDPVDYHLIPVHPWQWSNKLAVAFAGEVARQDLVYLGEGDDEYQPQQSVRTLFNVANPRRHYVKTAMSVLNMGFLRGLSAEYMRDTPAINDWVASVVSEDGFLRERGFSVLRERAAIGYHHRQYLAATGKGSPYRKMLAALWRESPLSFTRDGERLATMASLLHVDPEGRSVVGAYVAESGLEPGEWIRRYLDAYLVPVLHCFYAHDLVFMPHGENLVLVLRDGVPARVFMKDIGEEVGVLDPDAVLPSGVERIAIDVPAHLRTLSILTDVFDCFLRFLNAILCEEELLDEDTFWRTVAECVRDYQDSMPQLADRFVRDDLFAATFQLSCLNRLQLRDNRQMVDLDDPDPSASLQFHGELTNPIARFVR is encoded by the coding sequence ATGAGCATTCGCACCGCACCCGACGCCGACCTCCTGGGCTCGACCGTCCACCAGGCGACCGCCCACCTCACCCCCAGGAACTGGGAGCGCGCCAACCGGCACCTGGTCCGCAAGATGCTGGCCGAGTTCGCGCACGAGCGGCTGGTCACGCCCGAAGCCGCGGCACCGGGCCAGTACGTCCTCCGTGGAGACGACGGAGTGACCGAGTACCGTTACGCGGCGCGGGTCCTGGCGCTGGACCACTGGAGCGTGGACGCCGCGAGCGTCACCCGGGTGCGTGGAGGGAGCACCGAGGCCCCGGACGCGGTGGACCTCGTGCTGGACCTCCGCGAGGCACTGGGGCTGAGTGACGACGTGCTGCCCGTCTACCTGGAGGAGATCACCGCGACCCTCGCCGGCTACGCCTACAAGCTCACCCGGGCCCGGCCGAGCGCGGAGCTCGCGGCGGCGGACTTCCAGACCATCGAGGCGGGGATGACCGAGGGCCATCCCTGCTTCGTCGCCAACAACGGGCGGATCGGGATCGACGCCTCGGAGTACCACGCCTACGCGCCGGAGGCCGCTCCCCGGATGCGGCTGGCCTGGCTGGCGGCGCGGCGGGAACGGTGCACCGTCGCGGTCGGCGCGGGCGTGGACCACGGCGAGCTGATCCGGGCCGAGCTGGACGAGGCGACGCGGCGCCGGTTCCTCCGTCGGTTGACGGCGCTGGGGGTCGACCCGGTGGACTACCACCTCATCCCCGTCCACCCCTGGCAGTGGTCCAACAAGCTCGCGGTGGCCTTCGCCGGGGAGGTGGCGCGCCAGGACCTCGTGTACCTGGGGGAGGGAGACGACGAGTACCAGCCCCAGCAGTCCGTGCGCACCCTGTTCAACGTCGCGAACCCGCGCCGGCACTACGTGAAGACCGCCATGTCCGTGCTCAACATGGGGTTCCTGCGCGGCCTGTCCGCCGAGTACATGCGCGACACCCCGGCGATCAACGACTGGGTGGCCTCGGTGGTGTCGGAGGACGGGTTCCTGCGCGAACGCGGGTTCTCCGTCCTGCGGGAACGGGCGGCGATCGGGTACCACCACCGTCAGTACCTCGCGGCCACGGGGAAGGGGTCCCCGTACCGCAAAATGCTCGCCGCGCTGTGGCGGGAGAGCCCGCTCTCCTTCACGCGCGACGGGGAGCGGCTGGCGACGATGGCGTCACTGCTGCACGTCGACCCGGAGGGTCGTTCCGTCGTCGGCGCATACGTCGCCGAGTCGGGCCTGGAGCCCGGGGAGTGGATCCGGCGCTACCTCGACGCCTACCTGGTCCCGGTCCTGCACTGCTTCTACGCCCACGACCTCGTGTTCATGCCGCACGGCGAGAACCTGGTGCTGGTCCTGCGGGACGGCGTCCCCGCCCGGGTGTTCATGAAGGACATCGGGGAGGAGGTCGGCGTGCTGGACCCCGACGCCGTGCTCCCGTCGGGTGTTGAGCGGATCGCCATCGACGTGCCCGCCCACCTGCGGACGCTGTCAATCCTCACCGACGTGTTCGACTGCTTCCTGCGGTTCCTGAACGCGATCCTGTGCGAGGAGGAGCTGTTGGACGAGGACACCTTCTGGCGGACCGTCGCCGAGTGCGTCCGGGACTACCAGGACTCCATGCCGCAGCTCGCGGACCGGTTCGTCCGGGACGACCTCTTCGCCGCCACCTTCCAGCTCTCGTGCCTGAACCGGCTGCAACTGCGCGACAACCGCCAGATGGTGGACCTGGACGACCCCGACCCCTCGGCGTCGTTGCAGTTCCACGGCGAACTCACCAACCCCATCGCGCGGTTCGTCCGCTAG
- a CDS encoding GNAT family N-acetyltransferase: protein MTPTRHTTVDPSLGAFTLRPVDLEHDLRTLHRWLTHPKSAFWEMGSATLADVEREYHAIAADPHRAAYLGLHTADGTEYPAFLTERYDPAHRELVGWYDARPGDVGMHFLVAPTSDPRTGFTRAVITTVMDFLFADASVHRVVVEPDARNHRVRVLNAAVGFEVDRALTLPTKTALLSFCTREQYRAARDWRGTNA from the coding sequence ATGACACCCACCCGGCACACCACCGTCGACCCCTCCCTGGGCGCCTTCACGCTGCGACCGGTGGACCTCGAGCACGACCTCCGGACCCTGCACCGGTGGCTCACCCATCCGAAATCCGCCTTCTGGGAGATGGGATCCGCGACCCTGGCGGACGTCGAACGCGAGTACCACGCCATCGCCGCGGACCCCCACCGAGCCGCCTACCTCGGTCTGCACACGGCGGACGGAACGGAGTACCCGGCGTTCCTGACCGAGCGCTACGACCCCGCGCACCGGGAACTCGTCGGCTGGTACGACGCGCGACCGGGGGACGTCGGTATGCACTTCCTCGTCGCACCCACCAGCGACCCACGCACCGGCTTCACCCGCGCCGTCATCACCACGGTGATGGACTTCCTCTTCGCCGACGCCTCGGTCCACCGCGTCGTCGTCGAACCCGACGCCCGGAACCACCGTGTCCGCGTCCTCAACGCCGCCGTCGGCTTCGAGGTCGACCGCGCCCTCACCCTGCCCACGAAGACGGCCCTGCTCAGCTTCTGCACCCGCGAGCAGTACCGGGCCGCCCGCGACTGGCGAGGAACCAACGCATGA
- a CDS encoding lysine N(6)-hydroxylase/L-ornithine N(5)-oxygenase family protein, which produces MSTPHDFVAVGVGPFNLGLAALTDPIDDLDGVFLDENPTFDWHPGMLLEGTHLQTPFLADLVTLADPTSRYSFLNFLKHTGRLYSFYIRESFFPLRVEYNEYCRWVADQLPAVRFGHRVTEITHDGDAYSVHSRHLHTGETHTHRAHRLVLGTGTPPYVPEACRGLEGLAVHSGQYLGRRDELRAADSLTVVGSGQSAAEIFLDLLRGVDDHGYALTWVTRAPRFYPLEYTKLTLEMTSPEYTDYFHALAPAQRDALIAAQASLYKGIDSTLIDEIFETLYVKSRGSGRTARLMTNSEVTGVDTDTQPGRFRLALRQREQERRFTHDTQGLILATGYRHTVPEFLAPIADRIRWDSSGRFDVARDHTVDHGGGEIFVQNAELHTHGLVAPDLGMGAHRNSWIIRALAGREVYPVERAIAFQEFGVPEEAAPGVPPPQPPQAEPAPAHPHREVPIR; this is translated from the coding sequence GTGTCCACACCGCATGACTTCGTCGCGGTCGGGGTTGGCCCCTTCAACCTCGGCCTCGCCGCTCTCACCGACCCCATCGACGACCTCGACGGCGTCTTCCTCGACGAGAACCCCACCTTCGACTGGCATCCCGGCATGCTGCTGGAGGGAACCCACCTTCAGACGCCCTTCCTCGCGGACCTCGTCACCCTGGCCGACCCGACCTCGCGGTACAGCTTCCTCAACTTCCTCAAGCACACCGGGCGCCTGTACTCCTTCTACATCCGCGAGTCCTTCTTCCCCCTGCGCGTGGAGTACAACGAGTACTGCCGCTGGGTGGCCGACCAGCTCCCCGCCGTCCGGTTCGGACACCGCGTCACGGAGATCACCCACGACGGCGATGCCTACTCGGTGCACAGCCGTCATCTCCACACCGGGGAGACCCACACCCACCGAGCACACCGGTTGGTGCTCGGCACCGGAACCCCGCCCTACGTCCCCGAGGCCTGCCGCGGACTGGAGGGGCTCGCCGTCCACAGCGGCCAGTACCTGGGGCGCAGGGACGAGCTGCGTGCCGCCGACAGCCTCACCGTCGTCGGCAGCGGCCAGAGCGCGGCCGAGATCTTCCTGGACCTGCTCCGAGGGGTCGACGACCACGGCTACGCGCTGACCTGGGTGACCCGCGCGCCGCGCTTCTACCCGTTGGAGTACACCAAGCTCACGCTGGAGATGACCTCCCCGGAGTACACCGACTACTTCCACGCCCTCGCCCCCGCCCAGCGGGACGCGCTGATCGCCGCCCAGGCGTCGCTGTACAAGGGCATCGACTCCACCCTCATCGACGAGATCTTCGAGACCCTCTACGTGAAGAGTCGTGGTTCCGGCCGCACGGCGCGGTTGATGACGAACAGCGAGGTCACCGGCGTCGACACCGATACCCAGCCCGGCCGGTTCCGGCTGGCGCTGCGTCAACGGGAGCAGGAGCGGCGGTTCACCCACGACACCCAGGGCCTGATCCTGGCGACGGGCTACCGCCACACGGTCCCCGAGTTCCTCGCCCCGATCGCGGACCGGATCCGGTGGGACTCCTCCGGCCGGTTCGACGTGGCGCGCGACCACACCGTCGACCACGGCGGTGGGGAGATCTTCGTGCAGAACGCGGAGCTGCACACGCACGGCCTCGTCGCGCCTGACCTGGGGATGGGCGCCCACCGCAACTCCTGGATCATCCGCGCGCTGGCGGGCCGCGAGGTCTACCCGGTGGAGCGGGCGATCGCGTTCCAGGAGTTCGGTGTTCCCGAGGAGGCCGCTCCGGGGGTCCCCCCGCCCCAACCGCCCCAGGCGGAGCCCGCGCCGGCCCACCCACACCGGGAGGTGCCGATCCGATGA
- a CDS encoding pyridoxal phosphate-dependent decarboxylase family protein, with the protein MSPLRHVDEAPAPQRPSPRGHLLNERTADSYQTSVTEVVGRLAQWIPKVDQPTSGITAPDLAADVNRVDLERPLGDMSEALDEVESLYLRDAVYFHHPRYMAHLNCPVVIPAVAAETLLSTVNSSLDTWDQSVGATLIERRLIDWSARRVGFGANADGVFTSGGTQSNLQALLLAREEARARHLGPGDDPLPRLRVFASECAHFSVRTSASLLGLAPDSVIAVPCDDERRMRVDHLAGEIARCREAGLIPMAVVATAGTTDFGSIDPLGEIADLCRSRMVWLHVDAAYGCGLLVSRRSHLLAGVESADSVTIDFHKSFFQPVSSSAVLVRDRATLRHVTHHADYLNPAHTARDHTPNLVDNSIQTTRRFDALKLWLTLRVLGADGVGALFDEVVDRAAEAWELLAADPRFEVVNQPRLSTLVFRYRLNDDSEPWLWDRVNDGARDSLLSSGRAMVAATTVDGRRFLKLTLLNPETTVQDVAAVLDLVAEHARAAEYAELTTTP; encoded by the coding sequence ATGAGCCCCCTCAGGCATGTGGACGAGGCACCAGCACCGCAGCGGCCGTCCCCGCGAGGACACCTGCTCAACGAACGAACCGCCGACAGCTACCAGACGTCGGTCACCGAGGTCGTGGGGCGTCTGGCCCAGTGGATCCCCAAGGTCGACCAACCCACCTCGGGGATCACGGCACCCGACCTCGCCGCGGACGTCAACCGGGTCGACCTCGAACGCCCCCTCGGCGACATGTCCGAGGCCCTGGACGAGGTGGAGAGCCTCTACCTCCGCGACGCCGTGTACTTCCACCATCCGCGCTACATGGCCCACCTCAACTGCCCCGTCGTCATTCCGGCCGTGGCGGCGGAAACCCTGCTGAGTACGGTCAACTCGTCCCTGGACACCTGGGACCAGAGTGTGGGAGCGACGCTCATCGAGCGGCGTCTGATCGACTGGAGCGCCCGCCGGGTCGGTTTCGGAGCGAACGCGGACGGTGTCTTCACCAGCGGCGGCACCCAGTCCAACCTGCAGGCGCTGCTGTTGGCCCGGGAGGAGGCCCGCGCGCGCCACCTCGGACCCGGCGACGATCCGCTCCCGCGCCTTCGGGTGTTCGCCTCGGAGTGCGCCCACTTCAGCGTGCGGACGTCGGCCTCGCTGCTGGGGCTCGCGCCGGACTCCGTCATCGCGGTGCCCTGCGACGACGAGCGTCGAATGCGCGTAGACCACCTGGCCGGGGAGATCGCCCGCTGCCGCGAGGCGGGGCTCATCCCGATGGCCGTGGTCGCGACGGCGGGCACCACCGACTTCGGCTCCATCGACCCCCTGGGGGAGATCGCGGACCTCTGCCGGTCCCGAATGGTGTGGCTCCACGTCGACGCCGCCTACGGCTGCGGGCTGCTGGTCTCGCGCCGGTCACACCTGCTCGCCGGGGTGGAGAGCGCGGACTCGGTGACGATCGACTTCCACAAGTCGTTCTTCCAGCCCGTCAGCTCCAGCGCCGTCCTCGTACGGGACCGCGCCACCCTGCGGCACGTCACCCACCACGCCGACTACCTGAACCCGGCCCACACCGCCCGGGACCACACCCCCAACCTGGTCGACAACAGCATCCAGACCACCCGACGCTTCGACGCCCTGAAACTGTGGCTGACGCTGCGGGTACTCGGCGCGGACGGGGTCGGTGCCCTGTTCGACGAGGTCGTGGACCGCGCGGCCGAGGCGTGGGAGCTCCTGGCCGCCGACCCGCGCTTCGAGGTCGTGAACCAGCCACGGCTCAGCACCCTCGTCTTCCGCTACCGGCTCAACGACGACAGCGAGCCCTGGCTGTGGGACCGCGTCAACGACGGCGCGCGGGACTCCCTGCTCTCCTCCGGCCGCGCCATGGTGGCCGCGACCACGGTGGACGGGCGCCGCTTCCTGAAACTCACCCTGCTCAACCCGGAGACCACCGTCCAGGACGTGGCCGCGGTACTGGACCTCGTCGCCGAGCACGCGCGTGCCGCCGAGTACGCGGAACTCACCACGACCCCCTGA